DNA sequence from the Peromyscus eremicus chromosome 7, PerEre_H2_v1, whole genome shotgun sequence genome:
GTTCCAGGACATTGAAGTTGTGGAAAGTGAAGCTGTGTCCATAGTCCAGCATTGGTTGAACAAAGTGAGTAGAATTCCTTTATGACTCAGTCCCCAAAGTTCTAGAGTGCAAGTATCAATAGGGGACAGGAATTAGGACTCCATTCTCTGTACAACTGAGAAACTCAAGTTTATTACCAAATTCCCTGCCTAGAGTTGAGCTTAATTCATTCTAATGTCCGAGAGGATGCAGGGTTTTGTGTTGGTAAGAGAAGTGCTGGCATCACTACTTCCTGACTTACCAAACATCCTAGAGGAGGGAATTCTGTTCAAGGCTGTCCCAGAAGTACCGTGGGATCGGGCCACAGGCTTAGGTGAGGTCCCAGAGATTCGTAGAGGGATAGTGATGGAGGTGCTTTGTGCAGAAGCTGGGAGTAATGGAGtgagggtggtgtgtgtgttgtgttgtgatGGGAGGAGCGCACGGGAGGCAAGAGGagagggggactggagagagatcAGATGGAGCCAAGCACTTCAAGAGGGAAACTATTCACCTTTCAGACGGAAGAAGAGGCTTCTCGGAGCATAAAGGAGAAGATGTCTACCAACATCCCTCCCACTCATGGACACGACATACATGTGACCAGAGATGTGGTAACTGGGAGTTTGTGGGAAAGTGGGGGTGACAGCGTGAGGTGAGGGACCCTGGGCGAAGAGCACATTTCAGCTGTGGGTGTCCACATTGGCTAATAACCACACGTATTCAATCTGGGTTTCCTAGGTGAAGCATCCTCTCTCCAAGTGTGATATGTTATCAGACCCTAGTCAGGAAGTCCTGGAGGAGAGAACAAGGATCCAGTTTATAAGATGGAGGTACAGTACCCAGGGAGCAGGGCAGCCTACTGAGAAGGCACCAGGCCCTCTCCAGGGTCCCCGGCTGGATCAAATACATTTGTTCTAGAGAGGCCACCTCCTTTGGCAGAGAAATTCCTCAGTCATGCTTTGGGGACTTAAGGGAATATTCTTGCTATCTTGAAAGCTTAGCtcattcatatattttttaaagttttttttttaaaattcattttacataccaaccacagatccccctctcatccctcctcctgatccccccatcttccctccccaaccctcctcccctcctccaactgGGTAAGTTCTCctatggggggacagctaagcctggtaagtacattcagttgaggcaggacccagcccctccccacagtcgtacatttttaaatgacttctACAGTTGGGGGACTGGGCTTGCTCTCCACTTCCTAAATGCTTCTGAATGTGTTTCAGATTCCCGTTATTTTTGCACTTGAATTGTTCACAAGTGGCAGCACTTTAAAGAGCGAAAAGAAAATAAGCTCTTAAAATGCAAAAGCCAAAGCCCTCCTCTGCGACTTTGCAGTGCAGAGGTCTCGCAGCACCAGAGGCAGGAATTTTGTGACAAAGCTATGCTGTCACCTTCCTGCCACCTTGGCGCAGGCCGTTCTCACAGCTTTTCTTGGTCCTGAAGATGGGAAAATGCTGAGACTTTaggggcaggggctggggaggcgcgggtggggagggggagagagggaggggaagcggGATCGGGGAGAGGCGGGTCTGAAGTCACCCCAGTCCTCCTGTTTTCTGTGTGTTCCTGAATCCATGAGTGTTTGGGCCGGATCATCACATCCTTCCTTGAACTAACCCACGTGTGAAAAGGGCttgttcttccctccttcccctcgcTGCTTCTGTTGTCAGCTTTGCACTTCCCCTGAGGAAGCCGCACTTCTCAGCGAGCTTAGTTTCGCTTCAGGACTTGGGTATTCACCGGTTTCCTTCGCCAGAGACAATGTATTCAAGTACGCACTGACTCTTCTAGGGAGGGATAACCGATGGTGGGATTTCAGAGCCCCCCAGAGAAGAGAAACCACTGAGGCTCCTGAGCATTATTGACTGCAATCCCAGCTTTTCCTTGCTCAATTTGGATGGACTCTGGAGTTACAAACATTACTCTCCTCGGTTTTGGACCATACCAACCTCGTCTTCCAACCTTGCTTTAACCTTGGCCGTACAAGTAGTTTAAGATGTTTGAGGCAGGTGTGAAGCATCCGTGGTGTATCTATGTATAACTCTTCCATTCTGAATTTTCAGTGGAGATTGGAAATGAACAATCTGCTCTTTCCCGTAATGCACTGATTCTGGAATTTTCTTCATAGTTCTGCTA
Encoded proteins:
- the Spata19 gene encoding spermatogenesis-associated protein 19, mitochondrial isoform X1: MIITTWIVYIFARKTVGLPFPPKTNSDIEVVESEAVSIVQHWLNKTEEEASRSIKEKMSTNIPPTHGHDIHVTRDVVKHPLSKCDMLSDPSQEVLEERTRIQFIRWSHTRIFQVPSEMIEDVMQDRIDEVRRSVSHLMCDSYNDPSFRTSCSDC
- the Spata19 gene encoding spermatogenesis-associated protein 19, mitochondrial isoform X2; its protein translation is MSERMQGFVLTEEEASRSIKEKMSTNIPPTHGHDIHVTRDVVKHPLSKCDMLSDPSQEVLEERTRIQFIRWSHTRIFQVPSEMIEDVMQDRIDEVRRSVSHLMCDSYNDPSFRTSCSDC